A window from Schistosoma haematobium chromosome 3, whole genome shotgun sequence encodes these proteins:
- the ING5 gene encoding Inhibitor of growth protein 5 (EggNog:ENOG410V768~COG:B), with product MEYLQKYMEDLEHLPPHLRQEFEIMRDLDQKVQDIIRQTQQRTTYLFEHAYEMSKEERKAQIEQIQSLFKKGKEISNDKVSRAESAYELVDKQIRRLDADMFEFKKALAEKESKKVKKSRTKQEQEPVISPKIPATAALALALTNNPREVLDMPVDPNEPTYCICQQVSYGEMVACDNRDCAIEWFHFECVGLVNKPRGQWYCPQCIAQGFPLKKDD from the exons ATGGAGTACCTACAGAAATATATGGAAG ATTTAGAACACTTACCACCTCATTTGCGACAAGAATTTGAAATTATGCGTGATCTTGATCAAAAAGTCCAGGATATCATTCGTCAAACACAACAACGCACAACCTATCTATTTGAACATGCATATGAAATGTCCAAAGAGGAACGCAAAGCACAAATTGAACAAATAcaaagtttatttaaaaaaggCAAAGAAATTAGTAACGATAAGGTGTCCAGAGCTGAAAGTGCTTATGAACTAGTTGACAAACAAATACGTCGACTAGATGCAGATATGTTTGAATTCAAAAAGGCATTAG CTGAAAAAGAGTCTAAGAAAGTGAAAAAATCTCGAACAAAACAAGAACAAGAGCCGGTTATTTCTCCTAA AATCCCAGCTACTGCTGCATTGGCATTGGCATTGACGAATAATCCTAGAGAAGTATTAGATATGCCAGTTGATCCAAATGAACCTACCTATTGTATATGTCAACAAGTATCCTATGGCGAAATGGTTGCGTGTGATAATCGTGATTGTGCAATTGAATGGTTCCATTTCGAGTGTGTTGGTTTAGTGAATAAACCACGTGGACAATGGTATTGTCCTCAGTGTATAGCTCAAGGATTTCCTTTGAAAAAAGATGACTAG